A part of Gramella sp. MAR_2010_147 genomic DNA contains:
- a CDS encoding AraC family transcriptional regulator → MRIDVKTLPVNEILDDIAKSLDTELKNNSGELTIELPAEVGEGYIRGVSFDSGMGYVTYNCKFFEDVEIHFSLNTVHPLKFIFCSQGSVGHCFQKKEKIHNIDTYQNIVVSSNGYDGHILYFKKDEPTHVSSLEIIRSIFTHRSNYDFKDLDPTLKELFKDAVSKKQFFYQGNYSIKAADLMEDINTNVYTGFLRNLFLEGKTFEMLVIQIAQYEDDENGENLPQILRKSDVEKVDYVAKRIQGDLSTNLTVETLAKEAGTNVNKLQEGFKYVYNLTVNKYMQHVKLEAAKEMLKASEKNISEIVTSIGLNNRSYFSKIFKEKYGVSPKYFLKSKKNLKDAEVEEGMG, encoded by the coding sequence ATGAGAATTGATGTAAAAACATTGCCGGTTAATGAAATCCTCGATGACATTGCCAAATCTTTAGATACCGAGTTAAAAAACAACAGCGGTGAACTAACTATTGAATTACCTGCAGAAGTCGGAGAAGGCTATATAAGAGGAGTTAGTTTTGATTCGGGTATGGGGTATGTTACTTATAATTGTAAATTTTTCGAGGATGTGGAAATTCATTTCTCCCTTAATACCGTACATCCCCTAAAATTTATTTTCTGCTCGCAGGGTAGTGTTGGCCATTGTTTTCAGAAAAAAGAAAAAATCCATAATATAGATACTTACCAGAATATCGTGGTAAGTAGTAATGGTTATGACGGGCATATCTTATATTTTAAGAAAGATGAGCCTACACACGTTTCCAGTTTGGAAATTATTAGATCTATTTTTACCCATAGATCTAACTATGACTTTAAAGATCTTGATCCTACCTTAAAAGAACTCTTTAAAGACGCGGTTTCTAAAAAGCAATTTTTCTATCAGGGAAATTATAGCATTAAAGCTGCAGATCTGATGGAAGATATCAATACTAATGTTTATACCGGGTTTCTTCGGAATCTTTTCCTTGAAGGAAAAACTTTTGAAATGCTTGTTATTCAGATAGCACAATATGAGGATGACGAGAATGGTGAAAATCTACCACAAATCTTAAGAAAATCTGATGTTGAGAAAGTAGATTATGTTGCCAAAAGAATCCAGGGTGATCTCAGCACTAATTTAACGGTAGAAACTCTCGCAAAGGAAGCTGGCACAAATGTTAACAAGCTTCAGGAAGGGTTTAAATATGTTTACAACCTTACCGTAAATAAATATATGCAGCATGTAAAGCTTGAAGCTGCAAAAGAAATGCTGAAGGCTTCTGAAAAAAATATTTCAGAAATCGTTACTTCCATAGGTCTCAATAATCGGTCTTATTTCTCTAAAATATTTAAAGAGAAATACGGCGTGAGCCCAAAATACTTCTTAAAAAGCAAAAAGAACTTAAAGGACGCTGAAGTAGAAGAAGGAATGGGTTAA
- a CDS encoding SusD/RagB family nutrient-binding outer membrane lipoprotein, which yields MKKYKNIAGLILAIFAMLSCTQDFKEKNTNPNAPVEVQPSLLLRQVIYDYGEQMSYEGFVAGNLLGQYLTALDFNLFDRHALKSPQLGGNPWPVLYTNLRDNQIILNKSRENEAFRVYEGPALILKAYMAATLTDLFGDVPYAQAFQGKEVTTTPVYDSQEDIYMSEGGILDNLDNGISAIEAYNGNFSLEGDILFEGDLDNWVRFANSLKIKYLMRISARVNVSAELQQLYSEVNYIETNAQNAVFNFTSGEPNSFRMQQLRVGDFNNFVMSETIEEILSELNDPRIEVLFRPTANDATQYNGLINGIDASQTSISPANYSYAGMIFRENTGVLDANFLTAWETNFWLAEAAERGMISADPEMLYNTAVEQSFDYWNTPFPEDYLNGTAAYGTTGNNLEQIITQKWIGNMINGYEGWIEWRRTGYPDLKPISASLNNDMIPVRMPYPTEEAALNAENYEATAAATNGNSINFPVWWDE from the coding sequence ATGAAAAAGTATAAAAATATTGCTGGTTTGATTTTGGCAATTTTCGCCATGCTTTCCTGTACCCAGGATTTTAAGGAAAAGAATACAAATCCCAATGCCCCGGTAGAAGTTCAGCCCAGTTTGTTACTAAGGCAGGTAATCTACGATTATGGAGAGCAGATGTCTTATGAGGGTTTTGTTGCCGGTAATTTGCTGGGACAGTATTTAACCGCATTAGATTTTAACCTTTTTGACCGCCATGCATTGAAGTCTCCCCAACTAGGAGGAAATCCCTGGCCAGTTCTGTATACCAATCTTCGCGACAATCAAATTATCCTGAATAAATCAAGGGAAAATGAAGCTTTTCGTGTTTATGAAGGTCCGGCATTGATTCTAAAAGCCTATATGGCTGCCACTTTAACCGATCTTTTTGGCGATGTTCCTTATGCTCAGGCTTTTCAGGGGAAAGAAGTGACTACGACACCGGTTTACGATTCCCAGGAAGATATTTATATGTCTGAAGGAGGAATTTTAGATAATCTGGATAATGGAATCTCAGCAATAGAAGCGTATAATGGCAATTTTTCGTTGGAAGGAGACATACTTTTTGAAGGGGATCTGGATAATTGGGTTCGTTTTGCAAATTCTCTAAAGATTAAATATTTGATGCGAATTTCTGCCCGGGTAAATGTTTCAGCCGAATTACAACAGCTTTATTCTGAAGTAAATTATATAGAAACAAACGCTCAAAATGCAGTCTTCAACTTTACTTCAGGAGAACCAAATAGCTTTAGAATGCAACAATTAAGAGTTGGAGATTTTAATAATTTCGTCATGTCTGAAACGATAGAAGAAATACTTTCAGAATTGAATGATCCCAGAATAGAGGTTTTATTCAGGCCAACGGCAAATGATGCGACACAATATAATGGGCTGATAAATGGAATTGATGCTTCTCAAACCTCTATTTCTCCTGCAAATTATTCGTATGCAGGAATGATTTTTAGAGAAAATACGGGTGTTTTAGATGCCAATTTTCTTACCGCATGGGAAACCAATTTCTGGCTGGCAGAAGCAGCTGAAAGAGGAATGATCTCGGCAGATCCTGAAATGCTTTATAATACAGCTGTAGAACAAAGTTTTGATTACTGGAACACTCCTTTTCCCGAAGATTATTTAAACGGAACTGCAGCTTATGGCACAACTGGAAATAATTTAGAACAAATAATTACTCAAAAATGGATTGGGAATATGATCAATGGGTATGAAGGATGGATAGAATGGAGAAGAACCGGGTATCCAGATTTAAAACCTATATCGGCAAGTCTGAATAATGACATGATTCCTGTTAGAATGCCATATCCTACAGAGGAAGCGGCACTAAATGCTGAAAATTATGAAGCAACGGCCGCTGCTACTAATGGAAATAGTATCAATTTCCCGGTATGGTGGGATGAATGA
- the arsS gene encoding arsenosugar biosynthesis radical SAM (seleno)protein ArsS (Some members of this family are selenoproteins.), which translates to MLTKSLKARKDDLSSPKNQLKFLSNGIFKEGKLPRFKDKIAETGKFPLKPKKLEILQLNLGYMCNQVCSHCHVDAGPDRKEIMTKETMEQCLEVIKTTGAHTLDLTGGAPEMNPNFRWFVEEASKAGIKDFIVRSNLTIILANKKYHDLPEFFKKHNVHVASSLPFYKREKTDKQRGSGVFDKSIKALQMLNAVGYAQEGTGLKLDLVYNPSGAFLPTDQEAMERDFKVALKEDFDIDFNSLFAITNLPISRFLEYLIASENYEEYMYSLVEAYNPTAVENVMCTNTISISWDGWLYDCDFNQMLELKVDSKVQHISEYNEDLLNDRNIIISQHCYGCTAGAGSSCQGTVTE; encoded by the coding sequence ATGTTAACGAAGTCCCTAAAAGCTAGAAAAGACGACCTTTCAAGCCCAAAAAATCAATTAAAATTTTTAAGTAATGGAATCTTTAAAGAGGGGAAACTTCCTCGTTTTAAGGATAAGATTGCAGAAACGGGAAAATTTCCCTTAAAGCCTAAAAAATTAGAGATACTCCAGTTAAATCTGGGGTATATGTGCAACCAGGTATGTTCTCATTGCCATGTTGATGCGGGTCCTGATAGAAAGGAGATCATGACTAAAGAAACCATGGAGCAATGTCTTGAAGTTATTAAGACCACGGGTGCCCATACACTGGATCTTACAGGTGGTGCTCCAGAAATGAATCCTAATTTCAGATGGTTTGTAGAAGAAGCTTCTAAAGCAGGAATTAAAGATTTTATTGTAAGGTCTAATCTTACCATTATTCTTGCAAATAAGAAATATCACGATCTTCCGGAGTTCTTCAAAAAACATAATGTTCATGTGGCGTCCTCCCTTCCTTTTTATAAAAGAGAGAAAACCGATAAGCAGCGTGGAAGCGGAGTTTTCGATAAATCTATTAAAGCACTTCAAATGTTGAATGCAGTTGGTTATGCCCAGGAAGGAACCGGTCTTAAGCTGGATCTGGTCTATAACCCTTCGGGAGCATTTTTACCAACAGATCAGGAAGCTATGGAACGTGATTTTAAAGTGGCGCTAAAAGAAGATTTCGATATAGATTTTAATAGTCTTTTTGCCATTACTAATTTGCCTATAAGTCGCTTTCTTGAATATTTAATAGCATCAGAGAATTACGAAGAATATATGTATTCATTGGTAGAAGCATATAACCCAACAGCGGTAGAAAATGTAATGTGTACCAACACTATTTCTATTAGCTGGGATGGCTGGTTGTATGACTGTGATTTCAATCAAATGCTTGAGCTTAAGGTAGACAGTAAAGTGCAACATATCAGCGAGTATAATGAGGATCTTTTAAACGATAGGAATATCATCATTTCCCAACATTGTTACGGCTGTACCGCAGGTGCAGGAAGTAGTTGCCAGGGAACCGTAACGGAATAA
- a CDS encoding arsenosugar biosynthesis-associated peroxidase-like protein yields MSKTYYDPADLRKFGEITEWSEDLGKKFFDYYGKVFEEGALSAREKSLIALAVSHVVKCPYCIDAYTKDGLQRGITKEEMMEAVHAGAAIESGATLVHGVQMMNKYKKLSM; encoded by the coding sequence ATGTCTAAAACTTATTATGATCCAGCTGATCTTAGAAAATTTGGTGAAATAACTGAATGGAGTGAAGATCTGGGTAAAAAATTCTTCGATTACTACGGAAAGGTATTTGAGGAAGGCGCGCTCTCTGCCAGGGAAAAATCTTTGATAGCACTAGCCGTTTCCCATGTGGTGAAATGTCCATATTGTATAGATGCTTATACCAAAGATGGTCTTCAAAGAGGAATCACTAAAGAGGAAATGATGGAAGCTGTTCATGCCGGAGCAGCAATTGAAAGTGGCGCTACTTTAGTACATGGTGTGCAGATGATGAACAAATACAAAAAGCTAAGCATGTAA
- a CDS encoding metallophosphoesterase family protein yields MAKKVIDLNKIKGKVLVFGGVYSNLQALQELILKAESLGIPPENCICTGDIVGYCAQPEETVQAFREWGAHSIAGNVEIQLAEDKADCGCDFREGSRCDDFSKQWYPYAKIHLSQDSIDWMKELPLHIRFNYAGKKVQVVHGSAFHVSEFIFKSTDWSVKKRNFIETETDVIIAGHCGLPFSDSEEEKLWINPGVIGMPANDGSPKTWYAILDSEKEITFKHHSLKYDHQLASSLMMKNHLPQEYARTLITGIWDNTEILPGLESGLQGFGINL; encoded by the coding sequence ATGGCTAAAAAAGTAATCGATCTAAATAAAATTAAAGGGAAGGTTCTTGTTTTTGGTGGTGTCTATAGCAATTTGCAGGCTTTACAGGAACTCATTTTAAAAGCAGAATCTTTAGGAATTCCTCCTGAAAATTGTATTTGTACAGGAGATATTGTTGGCTACTGTGCGCAACCGGAAGAAACGGTGCAGGCTTTCAGAGAATGGGGTGCTCATAGCATTGCGGGGAATGTGGAAATTCAGCTGGCTGAAGACAAGGCAGATTGTGGGTGCGACTTTCGTGAAGGCTCCCGCTGTGATGATTTTTCAAAGCAATGGTACCCTTATGCGAAGATTCATCTTTCACAGGATTCCATAGACTGGATGAAAGAATTGCCCTTGCATATTAGATTTAATTATGCCGGAAAGAAAGTTCAGGTAGTTCACGGTTCTGCATTTCATGTTTCAGAATTTATTTTTAAGTCGACTGATTGGTCAGTTAAAAAGCGCAATTTCATCGAAACCGAAACTGACGTTATTATTGCAGGACATTGTGGGTTGCCTTTCTCAGATTCAGAAGAAGAAAAACTTTGGATAAATCCCGGGGTAATTGGGATGCCCGCAAATGATGGTTCTCCTAAAACCTGGTATGCGATCCTGGATTCAGAAAAGGAAATTACTTTTAAGCATCATTCCTTAAAATATGATCATCAACTGGCAAGTTCACTTATGATGAAGAACCATTTGCCGCAAGAATATGCTCGTACGTTAATTACAGGAATTTGGGATAACACCGAAATTTTACCGGGTCTGGAAAGCGGTTTACAGGGATTTGGTATAAATCTTTAG
- a CDS encoding sodium:solute symporter, with protein MEPVYWQWGLLVISSLAFLILSPWAKTKAQFFKATFRNKAPSAGMLTGSLIISWIFAKSITNAANLGLDFGIVGGVAYAGYYLSFAVAGIIIYLMRVKGGFKSIHQFLIEKFGRGAIIIFSILISIRLFNEVWSNTMVIGSYFGEIGSSSFYWSILVFTLLTLAYALKGGLSSSIFTDVIQMGLFSILLCVILWNIFNIGEMEVKEVVNSGNWTMATGMNLLFAAVLQSFSYPFHDPVLTDRGFISKPKTTLRSFILASIFGGICIIFFSIIGIYAQKNGMEGQAAVEVGKSFGVVILLVINFIMITSAASTLDSTFSSSSKLLTLDLKFGKTIRSGRVAMIIVAILGTIPVFLNAEILSATTISGTMVIGLTPIFIFWKMKVPKISFYLSVFCGLVFGFLLVFDIFPQSLIFTEGPYADLLWINIWGILSCLILYLIPKWLKK; from the coding sequence ATAGAACCGGTTTATTGGCAATGGGGATTGCTTGTAATATCCAGTTTGGCATTTTTAATATTGTCTCCGTGGGCAAAGACGAAAGCACAGTTTTTCAAAGCCACCTTTCGGAATAAAGCTCCAAGTGCAGGCATGCTTACAGGCAGCCTTATAATTTCCTGGATTTTTGCGAAAAGCATTACCAATGCTGCAAATCTTGGGCTTGATTTTGGGATTGTAGGCGGAGTCGCCTATGCAGGATATTATCTTTCTTTTGCGGTCGCCGGGATCATTATTTATTTAATGCGGGTAAAAGGAGGTTTCAAAAGCATTCACCAGTTTCTTATCGAAAAGTTTGGAAGAGGAGCGATTATTATTTTCTCGATTCTTATCAGTATTCGGCTTTTTAATGAGGTTTGGTCTAATACCATGGTAATTGGAAGCTATTTTGGAGAAATTGGTTCATCTTCCTTTTACTGGTCTATTCTGGTGTTCACATTATTAACACTGGCTTATGCCTTAAAAGGAGGGTTAAGTAGTTCCATTTTTACCGATGTTATCCAAATGGGTTTATTTTCCATCTTATTATGTGTGATTTTGTGGAATATTTTCAACATTGGAGAGATGGAAGTGAAAGAAGTTGTAAACTCTGGTAACTGGACCATGGCTACTGGGATGAATTTACTCTTTGCAGCGGTTTTACAGTCTTTTAGTTACCCGTTTCATGACCCTGTACTAACTGATAGAGGTTTTATTAGTAAACCCAAAACGACCCTTCGAAGTTTTATACTTGCCAGTATATTTGGCGGAATTTGTATTATTTTTTTCAGCATCATTGGGATATATGCTCAAAAAAATGGAATGGAAGGCCAGGCGGCGGTAGAGGTTGGAAAATCATTTGGAGTTGTTATTTTGTTGGTGATCAATTTTATCATGATCACTTCTGCCGCATCTACCCTGGATTCTACTTTTTCATCTTCTTCAAAATTGTTAACACTAGATCTAAAGTTTGGAAAAACGATAAGATCGGGTAGAGTAGCCATGATTATAGTAGCTATTCTGGGGACTATTCCAGTTTTTCTAAATGCTGAAATTCTTTCAGCAACAACAATTTCAGGAACCATGGTAATTGGCTTAACTCCTATTTTTATATTTTGGAAAATGAAGGTGCCTAAGATCAGTTTTTATCTTAGCGTGTTTTGCGGACTCGTTTTCGGGTTTTTGCTAGTTTTTGATATTTTCCCTCAATCTTTAATTTTTACGGAAGGTCCATATGCTGATCTACTGTGGATTAATATATGGGGAATTCTTAGTTGTTTAATCCTATATTTGATCCCGAAATGGCTAAAAAAGTAA
- a CDS encoding rhodanese-like domain-containing protein, with product MKNLLSLILIIFGCSIVSGQNEPLDKLLSKYNKTDVPYISVEELKMNRLKDSVVILDAREKIEYDVSHLPEAIFVGYSNFSEDQFSQKFKDKSAPIVVYCSIGIRSENIGNKLQKAGYTNVSNLYGGIFAWKNTGFEVFSNGKETNKVHTFSRNWAKYLEKGEKIY from the coding sequence TTGAAAAACCTACTAAGTTTAATATTGATAATTTTTGGATGCTCAATTGTCTCAGGACAGAACGAGCCTTTAGATAAATTATTATCTAAATATAATAAAACGGATGTTCCATATATATCTGTGGAAGAGTTGAAGATGAATCGTTTAAAAGATTCTGTTGTTATTTTAGATGCAAGAGAAAAAATAGAATATGATGTGAGTCATCTCCCTGAAGCAATATTTGTAGGCTATTCTAATTTTTCAGAAGACCAATTTTCACAGAAGTTTAAAGACAAATCTGCTCCTATCGTGGTATATTGCTCTATTGGAATTCGTTCAGAAAATATTGGCAATAAGCTTCAAAAAGCCGGTTATACGAATGTTTCAAATTTATATGGGGGAATCTTTGCATGGAAAAATACAGGTTTTGAGGTATTCTCTAATGGAAAAGAGACCAATAAAGTACATACGTTCTCCAGAAATTGGGCGAAATACCTGGAAAAAGGCGAAAAAATATATTAA
- a CDS encoding DUF2064 domain-containing protein: MKNNSAVLIFANSAQKEILKKGILSPELFDKLNEQVLKTVKKSGLEYFLITENEQKGNSFGERFSNAIQEIFDKGYDHVISIGNDTPQLTSAHLKQASELLLDHKIVLGPSMDGGFYLMGIHKSLFRRTQFLKLPWQTTSLVKCVKRLIQKSGVASYRLEKLQDIDHAEDLNSLLHIFNGVSVGIRRIIVHFLKRRFSFFEKKQIIEKSSYLHSFYNKGSPEILHI; the protein is encoded by the coding sequence ATGAAGAATAATTCTGCTGTATTGATATTTGCAAACTCTGCCCAGAAGGAGATCTTGAAAAAAGGGATTCTTTCTCCTGAACTTTTTGATAAGCTCAATGAGCAGGTGCTTAAAACCGTTAAAAAATCTGGTTTAGAGTATTTTTTAATTACCGAAAATGAGCAAAAAGGTAATTCCTTTGGGGAGCGTTTTAGCAATGCAATTCAAGAAATTTTTGATAAGGGCTATGACCATGTTATTAGTATTGGGAATGATACACCGCAGCTCACATCTGCTCATTTAAAGCAGGCCAGCGAACTGCTTCTGGATCATAAGATCGTTCTTGGACCTTCCATGGACGGTGGTTTCTATTTAATGGGAATTCATAAATCTCTCTTTAGAAGAACACAATTCTTAAAATTACCTTGGCAAACCACAAGTTTAGTAAAGTGTGTTAAGAGATTAATCCAGAAGTCTGGAGTAGCCAGTTATCGTTTGGAAAAGCTTCAGGATATTGATCATGCTGAAGACTTAAATTCTTTACTTCATATTTTTAATGGAGTATCAGTAGGGATACGACGTATCATCGTTCATTTTCTGAAAAGGCGTTTCTCTTTTTTTGAGAAGAAGCAAATTATAGAAAAAAGCAGTTACCTACATTCGTTTTACAATAAAGGTTCACCGGAAATACTTCATATTTAG
- a CDS encoding SusC/RagA family TonB-linked outer membrane protein, with translation MKFIFISIFMCLSLSVFSQEQITGRVTDSSGIALPYVNVILVNSSKGTTTDEAGRYSLNLENLEGNLEFSSLGYKTQIIPINGRSIIDVVFYESESVLNEVVVTALGQARETRGLGYAVQSIQEKEISEVKAPNFLDNLGGKLAGVTINQGATGVGSSTKVTIRGEASFSNNNPLFIVDGTPINNNTVFPTTSEAAAGFQEVDFGNGAMEVNPDDIASVSVLKGPSAAALYGTRASNGVIIIETKDGSNQKGLGISINSSVFIDTAFKLPEFQNEYGQGNSGQFEFVDGLGGGINDLITYSWGPRLDVGNMIPQFDSPVVLDNGTLVRGGDTSVYGDEAITPTAFNSHPDNLQNFYRTGVTTINNAAVSSSFDNGNYRISFTDLRSESILPGVNLDRQTVAASLNFKPLKGLKVRSHINYVNSGSDNRPANGYGSENLNYSLVAWGPRSLNTENLKDYWQPGLEGVQQFSYNYTYFDNPYFILYENTNSFGRDRVFGNISATQQINSNWSVSLRSGMDYSSEKRKFKRAFSSNRFKNGAYGEQDVLYREVNTDFLINYAKAFGDISADISFGGNKLDQKVSNTQSQTTTLAQPGVFKLTNAASPIEVYQFESEKRINSLYGIAKLKYKNFLFLDITGRNDWSSALATPFSVDNTSFFYPSISSSFIISEVVDLPEAVSFTQLRASWAQVGNDTNPYQTTGAFVAQTPYRSQPTYSDQNIISNPNLNPEQTTSFEVGGDIRFFKDRLRFDVTYYNALTKDQILSLPIGISSGYTQKVVNAGKVRSKGIEIIAGITPVRNSNFEWNTQLNFSRNISKVEELPQEAGRLTLAYNRIYDNPDQTVWLQVEEGGEIGDLYGTGYRKNENGDFILTEEGRYIADNNLQKLGNYNPDFMLGINNNFNYKNWNFSFLFDWRQGGILVSRTRALATVGGQLAETTPRPEEGIVPEGVVNVGTEENPEYVQNTTAVWAESYYRQFYDRNHEENNIYDASYLKLRQFSLGYTFDLKNDFLGFMKQGGTVNLSLIGRNLFALSEIPHFDPEQLAVQGQGFISGVEDMSYATTRSIGFKAGINF, from the coding sequence ATGAAGTTTATTTTTATAAGCATTTTCATGTGCTTATCACTATCTGTATTTTCACAAGAGCAAATCACGGGTAGAGTTACCGATAGTTCAGGAATTGCACTTCCTTATGTGAACGTGATTCTTGTAAATTCCTCTAAGGGAACTACTACAGACGAAGCCGGACGATATAGTCTAAACCTGGAAAATCTTGAAGGAAATCTTGAATTTTCTTCCCTGGGATATAAAACACAAATTATCCCGATTAATGGAAGGAGTATAATTGATGTTGTTTTTTACGAGTCGGAATCTGTCCTGAATGAAGTGGTGGTTACCGCTTTGGGGCAGGCACGAGAAACCCGGGGCCTTGGGTATGCCGTGCAAAGCATTCAGGAAAAAGAGATCTCAGAAGTAAAGGCTCCAAATTTCCTGGATAATCTGGGCGGGAAACTTGCGGGGGTCACCATTAATCAGGGGGCGACCGGAGTAGGCTCTTCCACAAAAGTGACAATTAGAGGAGAAGCTTCTTTTTCTAACAACAATCCCTTATTTATTGTAGACGGTACACCTATTAATAATAACACCGTTTTTCCAACAACTTCTGAGGCCGCTGCAGGTTTTCAGGAAGTAGATTTTGGTAACGGAGCCATGGAAGTGAATCCAGACGATATCGCTTCGGTTTCGGTTTTAAAAGGTCCTAGTGCGGCAGCACTTTATGGGACACGTGCTTCCAACGGGGTTATTATTATAGAAACCAAAGATGGATCTAATCAAAAAGGTTTGGGAATAAGTATAAATTCCAGTGTTTTTATAGACACCGCCTTCAAATTACCTGAATTTCAAAACGAATATGGCCAGGGAAATTCTGGTCAGTTTGAGTTTGTAGATGGACTTGGAGGGGGAATTAATGATCTAATTACGTATAGCTGGGGTCCCAGACTTGACGTGGGAAATATGATTCCGCAATTCGATAGTCCGGTAGTTTTAGATAATGGAACATTAGTTAGAGGAGGCGATACTTCGGTGTATGGAGATGAAGCTATTACACCTACTGCTTTTAATTCACATCCCGATAATTTGCAGAATTTTTATAGAACCGGAGTGACAACGATTAACAATGCCGCGGTTTCTTCTAGTTTTGATAATGGCAATTATCGGATATCGTTCACCGATCTTCGAAGCGAATCTATTCTTCCCGGAGTTAATTTAGACCGGCAAACAGTTGCTGCAAGTTTAAATTTTAAGCCCTTAAAAGGCCTCAAAGTTAGATCTCATATTAACTACGTGAATTCAGGTAGTGATAATCGGCCGGCAAATGGTTACGGTTCAGAAAACCTGAATTATTCCCTGGTTGCGTGGGGACCTCGTTCTTTAAATACCGAAAATTTAAAAGATTACTGGCAGCCTGGACTTGAAGGTGTACAGCAGTTCTCTTATAATTATACGTATTTTGATAATCCGTATTTTATTCTTTATGAAAATACAAACTCCTTTGGGAGGGATCGTGTTTTCGGGAATATTTCGGCTACACAACAGATCAATTCTAACTGGAGTGTGAGTCTTCGCTCGGGAATGGACTATTCCAGTGAAAAAAGAAAGTTTAAGCGGGCTTTTAGTTCTAATAGGTTCAAAAATGGAGCTTATGGAGAACAGGATGTTTTATACAGGGAAGTGAATACCGATTTTCTGATAAATTATGCCAAGGCTTTCGGCGATATTTCTGCTGATATTTCTTTCGGCGGAAATAAATTAGATCAGAAAGTTTCAAATACACAAAGCCAGACAACTACACTTGCACAGCCGGGAGTTTTTAAACTTACCAATGCAGCTTCGCCAATTGAAGTGTATCAGTTTGAATCTGAAAAACGAATTAATAGCCTGTATGGAATTGCGAAGTTGAAATATAAAAACTTTCTTTTTTTAGATATTACAGGTAGAAATGACTGGTCTAGCGCATTGGCAACTCCATTTTCAGTAGATAATACCTCTTTCTTTTATCCTTCGATTTCTTCCAGCTTTATAATATCTGAGGTTGTGGATTTACCGGAGGCAGTTTCTTTTACTCAATTGCGTGCAAGTTGGGCGCAGGTTGGTAACGATACCAATCCTTATCAAACCACTGGTGCTTTTGTGGCTCAAACTCCTTATAGATCACAGCCAACATACAGTGATCAGAACATTATTTCCAATCCAAACCTGAATCCGGAGCAAACCACTTCATTTGAAGTTGGCGGCGATATTCGCTTTTTTAAAGATAGATTAAGATTTGATGTCACTTATTATAATGCTTTAACCAAAGATCAGATTTTATCATTGCCTATAGGGATATCTTCAGGCTATACACAGAAAGTTGTGAACGCGGGGAAAGTGAGATCTAAAGGGATTGAAATAATTGCAGGAATTACACCCGTTAGGAACTCTAATTTTGAGTGGAATACACAGCTAAATTTTAGCAGAAATATTTCGAAAGTTGAAGAGTTGCCACAGGAAGCAGGTAGATTAACGCTGGCATATAATAGAATTTATGATAATCCAGATCAAACAGTTTGGTTGCAGGTGGAAGAAGGCGGTGAAATAGGAGACCTTTATGGAACCGGCTATAGAAAGAATGAAAATGGAGATTTTATCTTAACGGAAGAAGGACGATACATAGCCGATAATAATTTGCAGAAATTGGGGAATTATAATCCCGATTTTATGCTTGGGATCAATAATAACTTCAACTATAAAAACTGGAATTTCTCATTTTTATTTGATTGGAGACAGGGCGGGATCTTGGTTTCCAGAACCAGGGCATTGGCAACAGTTGGTGGGCAACTAGCAGAAACCACTCCACGTCCTGAAGAAGGAATAGTCCCTGAAGGTGTAGTGAATGTTGGGACTGAAGAAAATCCTGAGTATGTACAAAATACAACCGCAGTTTGGGCAGAATCATACTATCGTCAGTTCTATGATCGTAATCACGAAGAAAATAATATCTATGACGCTTCTTATTTGAAATTAAGGCAGTTTTCTCTTGGATATACTTTTGATCTTAAGAATGATTTTCTTGGGTTTATGAAGCAGGGGGGTACGGTAAATCTTTCGCTAATAGGCAGAAATTTATTTGCCCTGAGTGAAATTCCGCATTTTGATCCTGAACAGCTTGCCGTACAGGGTCAGGGTTTTATTAGCGGGGTTGAAGATATGTCTTATGCGACTACCAGAAGTATTGGGTTTAAAGCCGGGATTAATTTTTAG